A genomic stretch from Streptomyces venezuelae ATCC 10712 includes:
- the upp gene encoding uracil phosphoribosyltransferase, producing the protein MRLHVVDHPLVAHKLTTLRDKRTDSATFRRLADELVTLLAYEATRDVRTEQVDIETPVTPTTGVKLSYPRPLVVPILRAGLGMLDGMVRLLPTAEVGFLGMIRNEETLEASTYATRMPEDLSGRQVYVLDPMLATGGTLVAAIQELIKRGADDVTAVVLLAAPEGVEVMERELAGTPVTVVTASVDERLNENGYIVPGLGDAGDRMYGSAE; encoded by the coding sequence ATGCGTCTCCACGTCGTCGATCACCCGCTGGTCGCCCACAAGCTCACCACGCTGCGCGACAAGCGCACGGATTCCGCGACCTTCCGTCGGCTCGCCGACGAGCTGGTCACCCTGCTCGCCTACGAGGCCACCAGGGACGTCCGGACCGAGCAGGTCGACATCGAGACCCCCGTCACGCCCACGACCGGCGTGAAGCTGTCGTACCCGCGTCCGCTGGTGGTCCCGATCCTGCGCGCCGGACTCGGCATGCTCGACGGCATGGTCCGGCTGCTCCCGACCGCCGAGGTCGGCTTCCTCGGCATGATCCGCAACGAGGAGACGCTGGAGGCGTCGACCTACGCCACGCGGATGCCGGAGGACCTCTCGGGCCGCCAGGTGTACGTCCTGGACCCGATGCTGGCGACCGGCGGCACGCTCGTCGCGGCGATCCAGGAGCTCATCAAGCGCGGCGCCGACGACGTGACCGCGGTCGTGCTCCTCGCCGCCCCGGAGGGCGTCGAGGTCATGGAGCGCGAACTCGCGGGCACCCCCGTCACCGTCGTGACGGCCTCGGTCGACGAGCGCCTGAACGAGAACGGCTACATCGTCCCGGGCCTGGGCGACGCGGGCGACCGCATGTACGGCTCCGCCGAGTAG
- a CDS encoding LytR C-terminal domain-containing protein: protein MSMLTPPGMGGKYRITGDTYPRMRRPRRRRRIVLAAAAAVVVLGAAGWGTLQLVDVFSGDEGKKTTAGRQADCKPVAKATPPPAAALPKPAQITVNVYNATPRSGLAKTTADELKKRGFKIGKVGNAPTAYDKKVPGTGLLLGATTAAKGAFPVLGTQLKGATTKTDTRGTADVDLIIGTAFKNLDPKTTADAALVALTKPAPVPTGKC from the coding sequence GTACCCCCGCATGCGCCGCCCGCGGCGCCGTCGCAGGATCGTCCTCGCGGCCGCGGCCGCCGTGGTCGTGCTCGGCGCCGCCGGCTGGGGCACGCTCCAGCTCGTCGACGTCTTCTCGGGCGACGAGGGCAAGAAGACGACGGCCGGCCGACAGGCCGACTGCAAACCCGTCGCCAAGGCGACGCCGCCGCCCGCCGCCGCCCTCCCCAAGCCCGCCCAGATCACGGTCAACGTCTACAACGCGACCCCGCGCAGCGGGCTCGCCAAGACGACCGCGGACGAGCTCAAGAAGCGCGGCTTCAAGATCGGCAAGGTGGGGAACGCGCCCACCGCCTACGACAAGAAGGTCCCCGGCACCGGCCTGCTGCTCGGCGCCACCACCGCCGCCAAGGGAGCCTTCCCGGTCCTCGGCACCCAGCTCAAGGGCGCCACGACCAAGACGGACACCCGGGGCACGGCGGACGTGGACCTGATCATCGGGACCGCCTTCAAGAACCTGGACCCGAAAACGACGGCGGACGCGGCCCTGGTCGCCCTGACCAAGCCCGCGCCCGTACCGACCGGAAAGTGCTGA
- the tadA gene encoding tRNA adenosine(34) deaminase TadA translates to MRIALAEADAALPAGDVPVGAVVLGPDGAVLARAHNEREATGDPTAHAEVLALRRAAVATGEWRLTGCTLVVTLEPCVMCAGALVQSRVERVVFGAPDEKAGAAGSLWDLVRDRRLNHRPEVIQGVLGAECAEQLTAFFRTR, encoded by the coding sequence ATGCGGATCGCCCTCGCCGAGGCCGACGCGGCCCTGCCGGCCGGTGACGTACCGGTCGGCGCGGTCGTGCTCGGTCCCGACGGCGCGGTGCTCGCCCGCGCGCACAACGAGCGGGAGGCGACCGGTGACCCCACCGCGCACGCCGAGGTGCTCGCCCTGCGCCGGGCGGCCGTGGCGACCGGGGAGTGGCGCCTGACGGGCTGCACGCTCGTCGTGACCCTGGAGCCGTGCGTGATGTGCGCGGGCGCGCTCGTCCAGTCGCGGGTCGAACGGGTGGTGTTCGGCGCCCCGGACGAGAAGGCGGGCGCCGCCGGCTCCCTCTGGGACCTCGTGCGGGACCGCAGGCTCAACCACCGTCCCGAGGTGATCCAGGGCGTGCTGGGCGCCGAGTGCGCGGAGCAGCTGACCGCCTTCTTCCGTACGCGCTGA